One genomic segment of Vibrio penaeicida includes these proteins:
- the lysC gene encoding Rz1-like lysis system protein LysC produces MKPVISALGPMLLLSACTSPIEPVSVQMIRILPPEGLIVPCDKPSLVGRTPIQTLSTDIPNLKRALKECAFQAESYLKWRAAQQASDTEE; encoded by the coding sequence ATGAAACCTGTTATCAGCGCCCTTGGCCCGATGCTGTTATTGAGCGCTTGCACCAGCCCTATTGAACCCGTATCGGTTCAGATGATCCGCATTTTGCCGCCAGAAGGGCTCATCGTTCCTTGTGACAAGCCATCTCTCGTGGGACGAACGCCAATACAAACGCTCTCAACGGATATTCCTAACCTAAAACGGGCGTTGAAAGAGTGTGCGTTTCAAGCGGAATCCTACTTGAAATGGCGTGCCGCCCAACAAGCATCCGATACGGAGGAGTGA
- a CDS encoding lysozyme, with amino-acid sequence MRAGPQLNQLTKPLLIAVIALTGGFEGYRLIAYQDSGGVWTACYGETLGIQPDARFSPEECDAMFGASLSRHNTPLESLSHELPAHVHMASLDLAYNIGTHAFQRSTMYQLLEQQDYPRACLEPLRWRFVNNKDCRLAENRCRGIVVRRQITSQVCLGDMSINDALKALGQSPLDADILEQLNADAVTTDEVVRARLDHLGA; translated from the coding sequence ATGAGAGCCGGACCTCAACTCAATCAGCTCACCAAACCTTTACTCATTGCGGTGATCGCACTCACGGGTGGATTTGAAGGGTACCGATTGATTGCTTATCAAGACAGCGGTGGTGTATGGACCGCTTGTTATGGTGAAACGTTGGGGATCCAGCCTGACGCACGATTCTCACCCGAAGAGTGTGACGCCATGTTTGGGGCATCTCTCAGTCGGCACAACACCCCTTTGGAGTCGCTCTCTCATGAATTACCTGCTCATGTCCACATGGCGTCACTGGATCTGGCGTACAACATTGGAACTCATGCGTTCCAGCGTTCTACGATGTATCAGCTACTGGAGCAGCAAGACTACCCGCGAGCTTGTCTTGAGCCGCTGCGTTGGCGGTTCGTAAATAATAAAGACTGCCGCTTAGCTGAAAACCGCTGCCGAGGCATTGTGGTCAGAAGGCAGATCACATCACAAGTATGTTTGGGTGACATGTCCATCAATGACGCACTTAAGGCGTTAGGGCAATCTCCTTTAGACGCCGATATTCTGGAGCAGTTAAATGCTGATGCTGTCACCACTGATGAAGTGGTTAGGGCTCGCCTTGATCACCTTGGTGCCTAG
- a CDS encoding TIGR02642 family protein → MSRALELLMRMHLEKTPTVERGKAVLTGDVIIGILGLMQRQHPLGSDLIMARWLDDHPAISRVIDALHQWVNDAPLQRKDLANHVAYIAFEVFCGKPILPQRRKLTSLWRKHSEQGRRSKRLIKQWRIQSKRLQTQLSDGTTPHRLDERQKEVEHYEQLIAREKTRIDAYATAQATQSTHCPKCRGTGVSQPGKTCHECGGHGRIAPDPNKIRQHLRALGVARVTEPVWRDELKPFFYHVSSRLHLEHDEAVRYLEERLVKEKQVV, encoded by the coding sequence ATGAGCAGAGCGCTTGAACTTTTGATGCGAATGCATCTGGAAAAAACACCCACCGTTGAGCGGGGGAAAGCCGTCCTGACTGGGGATGTGATCATCGGCATATTGGGGTTGATGCAAAGACAACATCCCTTAGGGAGCGATCTCATTATGGCTCGCTGGCTGGATGACCACCCCGCAATTTCACGTGTGATTGACGCCTTGCACCAATGGGTGAACGACGCCCCTTTACAGCGAAAAGATCTTGCCAATCACGTCGCCTACATTGCCTTTGAAGTCTTTTGTGGTAAACCTATTTTGCCGCAACGCCGAAAGTTGACGTCACTATGGCGAAAGCACAGTGAACAAGGGCGTCGAAGCAAACGTTTGATCAAACAATGGCGAATTCAGAGCAAACGCCTTCAAACTCAACTCTCTGATGGGACGACGCCGCATCGGCTGGACGAACGCCAAAAGGAAGTGGAACACTATGAACAGCTCATCGCTCGGGAAAAAACACGCATTGATGCCTACGCGACTGCGCAAGCCACACAAAGTACACACTGCCCAAAATGTCGAGGTACCGGAGTGAGTCAACCGGGGAAAACGTGTCATGAGTGTGGCGGTCATGGGCGGATCGCCCCCGATCCAAATAAGATACGCCAGCACCTTCGTGCACTTGGGGTAGCCAGAGTGACGGAACCGGTGTGGCGAGATGAACTGAAACCGTTCTTTTATCATGTCAGTTCGCGTTTACACCTTGAGCACGACGAGGCTGTGCGTTATTTGGAAGAACGCTTGGTGAAGGAGAAACAGGTCGTGTGA
- a CDS encoding reprolysin-like metallopeptidase: protein MKKNMNRWINVCFALSATALGVSQAIAANDVHSAMLEKEHINQPSSTQFWQETVEHSSTSEVDRQRYIKPAKFRLIQLELDHLKHHLNQTVTASTDLANERVASVDLSIPLPNGGYETFVVAPNQVLPAELAARYPEIKTFSGTSAETKNTRIVLDYTSQGFHAMVTSEKYGTFYIDPYESGNTRTYISYFKKDYHKTKDLRLLEETLTRSESQLNRGTSFRSGRSGFGTSDMYPLRTYRLAIATTYEYSRFHGGTKQSVMSAVATTINRVNEIYERDLAIRLQLIPTTDQLFSLDVNDYYTNNRSDLMQGESQVVIDKVIGQQGYDVGHLFSATGGGSALIGSVCTRGKGSGVSGLGMPMGDAFDIDIVAHEIGHQFGAEHTHNTGCNRVSYNAVEPGSGSTIMGYAGVCGPNVQVNSDAMFHSYSIGNVRHFMDRGYGSGCGTSEMSLNTPPLVSAGPDVTIPKETPFVLTGSAVDTEDQAELTYSWEQIDRGDLVARPTANQVTGPTFRAKLPTVSPTRYLPNLDAIVNNQTPTWEVLSSVARSYKFRLVARDNNVESPQVSWDERVITVDGTAGPFVVSKPNTKVNWLPGSTQTVRWQVAGTDLPPVNVSLVNVQLSLDGGKTYPHTLAANVPNTGTTDVVLPDLISKTARIKVEAVDNIFFDISNVDFSISAGLDVNQAPKFTSVAPVNATSGTAYLYQVSAKDVDSPEIRFRAKTKPVWLSFDANTLRLSGTPSDADIGSHQVVLQVSDSQIVTSQTFQITVTGGVTQTCGAAEPWDAKSVYVSGDQVMFGNNTFEAKWWTKGQQPDTTKTDGDWNLIDPCQP, encoded by the coding sequence ATGAAAAAAAATATGAATCGATGGATTAATGTCTGTTTTGCTTTATCTGCAACAGCCCTTGGTGTGAGTCAAGCAATAGCGGCTAATGACGTCCACTCAGCAATGTTAGAAAAAGAACACATAAATCAGCCATCAAGCACCCAGTTTTGGCAAGAAACGGTGGAACACTCTTCTACTTCCGAAGTTGACCGCCAACGTTATATCAAGCCAGCTAAATTCCGCTTAATCCAGTTAGAGCTTGACCACCTTAAACATCATCTGAATCAGACCGTAACGGCTTCTACAGATCTAGCGAATGAAAGGGTGGCAAGCGTCGATCTTTCTATACCATTGCCGAATGGGGGTTACGAAACCTTTGTTGTTGCGCCAAACCAAGTGCTGCCGGCAGAACTGGCTGCGCGCTATCCCGAGATTAAAACGTTTAGCGGAACCAGTGCGGAAACTAAGAATACTCGGATCGTACTGGACTACACGTCGCAAGGGTTTCATGCGATGGTGACATCAGAGAAATACGGTACGTTCTATATCGACCCTTATGAGTCAGGAAATACCAGAACATACATCAGCTATTTCAAAAAAGATTATCACAAAACAAAGGATCTGCGTCTTCTCGAAGAAACACTGACTCGCAGTGAATCGCAGCTTAACAGAGGCACTTCATTCCGTTCTGGTCGCTCAGGTTTTGGAACTTCAGATATGTACCCGTTAAGAACATATCGTTTAGCAATAGCAACGACTTATGAATACTCTCGCTTTCATGGTGGGACAAAACAGAGCGTGATGTCAGCCGTTGCAACCACAATCAACCGGGTGAATGAGATCTATGAGCGTGATTTGGCCATACGCCTGCAATTGATCCCGACCACTGATCAGCTATTTTCCCTCGATGTAAACGATTACTACACAAACAATCGCTCAGATTTAATGCAAGGAGAAAGTCAGGTCGTCATTGATAAGGTGATTGGTCAACAAGGTTACGATGTTGGTCATCTGTTCAGTGCAACGGGCGGCGGAAGTGCACTTATCGGATCCGTTTGTACCCGAGGCAAGGGAAGCGGCGTTTCTGGGTTAGGTATGCCGATGGGCGATGCATTTGATATCGACATCGTCGCGCATGAGATTGGTCACCAATTTGGTGCCGAACATACTCACAATACAGGGTGTAATCGCGTCTCTTACAATGCGGTGGAGCCGGGAAGCGGTTCCACAATCATGGGATACGCAGGTGTCTGTGGACCGAATGTTCAAGTGAACTCCGATGCTATGTTCCATAGTTACAGCATCGGGAATGTTCGTCATTTTATGGATCGTGGGTATGGCAGTGGATGCGGTACGTCTGAGATGTCGTTAAACACACCTCCACTCGTCAGTGCTGGACCAGACGTGACGATCCCAAAAGAAACGCCATTTGTGTTGACGGGGTCGGCAGTAGATACAGAAGACCAAGCTGAATTAACTTACAGTTGGGAACAAATTGATCGAGGTGATTTAGTCGCACGTCCAACAGCGAATCAAGTAACCGGTCCCACATTCAGAGCAAAACTGCCAACAGTATCACCCACTCGTTACCTGCCGAACCTAGACGCAATTGTCAACAACCAGACGCCAACCTGGGAGGTACTTTCTTCCGTGGCACGCAGCTACAAATTTCGGTTAGTGGCTCGGGATAATAACGTAGAATCGCCTCAAGTGTCTTGGGATGAGCGTGTGATTACTGTCGATGGAACCGCGGGACCATTTGTGGTCAGTAAACCGAATACAAAAGTAAACTGGCTGCCCGGTTCAACGCAGACAGTGCGTTGGCAAGTTGCTGGGACCGATTTACCCCCAGTGAATGTAAGTTTGGTGAATGTTCAACTTTCCTTAGATGGTGGTAAAACGTACCCACATACACTAGCTGCAAACGTGCCGAATACAGGGACAACGGACGTCGTGCTCCCAGATCTGATAAGCAAAACGGCTCGAATAAAAGTTGAAGCCGTTGATAATATCTTCTTCGATATTTCAAACGTAGACTTTTCAATCTCAGCAGGGTTGGACGTGAATCAAGCTCCGAAATTCACATCGGTAGCACCGGTTAATGCGACCAGTGGTACCGCGTATCTTTATCAGGTGAGCGCCAAAGACGTAGATAGCCCAGAGATACGATTCAGAGCCAAAACCAAACCTGTGTGGCTATCGTTTGATGCCAACACATTGCGACTAAGTGGCACACCATCGGACGCAGATATTGGTAGCCACCAAGTGGTATTGCAAGTATCAGACAGTCAGATTGTTACGAGTCAAACATTCCAGATCACAGTAACAGGTGGGGTAACACAGACCTGTGGCGCTGCTGAACCGTGGGATGCCAAGAGCGTATATGTTTCAGGTGATCAAGTAATGTTTGGAAATAATACCTTCGAAGCGAAATGGTGGACAAAAGGGCAACAGCCAGATACCACAAAAACGGATGGTGACTGGAACCTGATTGACCCGTGCCAACCGTAG